One genomic region from Pseudomonas sp. R5-89-07 encodes:
- the fadB gene encoding fatty acid oxidation complex subunit alpha FadB yields MIYEGKAITVKALESGIVELKFDLKGESVNKFNRLTLNELRQAVDTIKADASVKGVIVSSGKDVFIVGADITEFVDNFKLPDAELVAGNLEANKIFSDFEDLNVPTVAAINGIALGGGLEMCLAADFRVMSATAKIGLPEVKLGIYPGFGGTVRLPRLIGADNAIEWIAAGKENKAEDALKVGAVDAVVAPDKLAQAALNLIKGAISGEFDYKAKRQPKLEKLKLNAIEQMMSFETAKGFVAGQAGPNYPAPVEAIKTIQKAANFGRDKALEVEAAGFVKLAKTSAAQSLIGLFLNDQELKKKAKAYDEIAKDVKQAAVLGAGIMGGGIAYQSASKGTPILMKDINEHGIEQGLAEAAKLLVGRVDKGRMTAAKMAEVLNGIRPTLSYGDFGHVDLVVEAVVENPKVKQAVLAEVEAQVKDDTILASNTSTISISLLAKALKRPENFVGMHFFNPVHMMPLVEVIRGEKSSELAVATTVAYAKKMGKNPIVVNDCPGFLVNRVLFPYFGGFAKLVSAGVDFVRIDKVMEKFGWPMGPAYLMDVVGIDTGHHGRDVMAEGFPDRMKDDRRSAIDALYEAKRLGQKNGKGFYAYEADKKGKQKKVADPSVHEVLAPVIYEQREVSDEDIINWMMIALCLETVRCLEDGIVETAAEADMGLVYGIGFPPFRGGALRYIDSIGVAEFVALADKYADLGPLYHPTAKLREMAKNGQSFFG; encoded by the coding sequence ATGATTTACGAAGGTAAAGCCATCACGGTTAAGGCTCTTGAAAGTGGCATCGTCGAATTGAAATTCGACCTCAAGGGTGAGTCCGTCAACAAGTTCAACCGTCTAACCCTGAACGAACTGCGTCAGGCCGTAGACACCATCAAAGCAGATGCTTCGGTCAAGGGCGTGATCGTTTCCAGCGGCAAGGACGTGTTTATCGTCGGCGCTGACATCACCGAATTCGTCGACAACTTCAAGCTGCCCGATGCCGAGCTGGTGGCTGGCAACCTCGAAGCCAACAAGATTTTCAGCGATTTCGAAGACCTCAACGTACCTACCGTTGCTGCGATCAACGGCATCGCGCTGGGCGGTGGCCTGGAAATGTGTCTGGCGGCCGACTTCCGTGTGATGTCCGCTACCGCCAAGATCGGCTTGCCTGAAGTCAAGCTGGGCATCTACCCAGGCTTTGGCGGCACTGTGCGTTTGCCGCGCCTGATCGGCGCCGACAATGCCATCGAATGGATTGCCGCCGGCAAGGAAAACAAAGCTGAAGACGCACTGAAAGTCGGTGCTGTCGATGCGGTGGTTGCGCCGGATAAACTGGCGCAAGCTGCGCTGAACCTGATCAAGGGCGCCATCAGCGGCGAATTTGACTACAAGGCCAAGCGTCAGCCGAAGCTGGAAAAGCTCAAGCTCAACGCCATCGAACAAATGATGTCGTTCGAAACCGCCAAAGGTTTTGTTGCGGGCCAGGCCGGCCCTAACTACCCGGCGCCGGTCGAAGCGATCAAGACCATCCAGAAGGCGGCGAACTTCGGTCGCGACAAAGCCCTGGAAGTGGAAGCGGCAGGCTTCGTCAAACTGGCGAAAACCTCGGCTGCCCAGAGCCTGATCGGCTTGTTCCTGAACGATCAGGAACTGAAGAAAAAAGCCAAGGCCTATGACGAGATCGCCAAGGACGTGAAGCAGGCCGCCGTACTGGGCGCCGGTATCATGGGCGGCGGTATCGCCTATCAGTCGGCGTCCAAAGGCACGCCGATCCTGATGAAAGACATCAACGAGCACGGTATCGAGCAGGGCCTGGCGGAAGCCGCCAAGCTGCTGGTGGGCCGCGTTGATAAGGGTCGCATGACCGCTGCAAAAATGGCTGAAGTGCTTAACGGCATTCGTCCTACGCTGTCCTACGGCGATTTCGGCCACGTCGACCTGGTGGTCGAAGCGGTTGTCGAGAATCCGAAGGTCAAGCAGGCGGTGCTGGCTGAAGTCGAAGCCCAGGTCAAAGACGACACCATCCTGGCCTCCAACACCTCGACCATTTCCATCAGCTTGCTGGCCAAGGCCCTCAAGCGTCCGGAAAACTTCGTTGGCATGCACTTCTTCAACCCGGTGCACATGATGCCGCTGGTGGAAGTGATCCGTGGCGAGAAGTCCAGTGAGCTGGCCGTTGCCACCACCGTTGCCTACGCCAAGAAAATGGGCAAGAACCCGATCGTGGTCAACGACTGCCCGGGCTTCCTGGTCAACCGCGTACTGTTCCCGTATTTCGGCGGTTTCGCCAAGCTGGTCAGCGCCGGTGTGGACTTCGTGCGCATCGACAAAGTCATGGAAAAATTCGGCTGGCCGATGGGCCCGGCGTACCTGATGGACGTGGTCGGCATCGACACCGGCCACCACGGTCGCGACGTCATGGCTGAAGGCTTCCCGGACCGCATGAAAGACGACCGCCGCTCGGCGATCGACGCGCTCTACGAGGCCAAGCGCCTGGGCCAGAAGAACGGCAAGGGCTTCTACGCCTACGAGGCCGACAAGAAGGGCAAGCAGAAGAAAGTGGCCGATCCGTCGGTTCACGAAGTACTCGCGCCAGTCATCTACGAGCAGCGTGAGGTGTCCGACGAGGACATCATCAACTGGATGATGATCGCCCTGTGCCTGGAAACCGTGCGTTGCCTGGAAGACGGCATCGTCGAGACCGCCGCCGAAGCCGATATGGGCCTGGTGTACGGCATTGGTTTCCCTCCATTCCGTGGTGGTGCGCTGCGCTACATCGATTCGATCGGTGTGGCCGAGTTCGTTGCCCTGGCTGACAAATACGCTGATTTGGGCCCGCTGTACCACCCGACCGCGAAGCTGCGTGAAATGGCCAAGAACGGCCAGAGCTTCTTCGGTTAA
- a CDS encoding DUF1653 domain-containing protein encodes MKVEPGLYQHYKGPQYRVFSVARHSETEEEVVFYQALYGEYGFWVRPLSMFLESVEVDGEQVPRFALVQAEPSLFKGQ; translated from the coding sequence ATGAAAGTCGAACCCGGGCTCTACCAACATTATAAGGGCCCGCAGTACCGCGTTTTCAGTGTAGCGCGGCACTCCGAAACCGAAGAAGAAGTGGTGTTCTACCAAGCTCTGTATGGTGAATACGGCTTTTGGGTGCGCCCCTTGAGCATGTTCCTGGAGTCCGTCGAAGTTGACGGCGAGCAGGTCCCGCGCTTTGCTTTGGTTCAAGCCGAACCCAGTCTTTTTAAAGGGCAATAA
- the lexA gene encoding transcriptional repressor LexA translates to MLKLTPRQAEILAFIKRCLDDNGYPPTRAEIALELGFKSPNAAEEHLKALARKGAIEMTPGASRGIRIPGFEAKADESTLPIIGRVAAGAPILAQQHVEESCNINPTFFHPRADYLLRVHGMSMKDVGIFDGDLLAVHTTREARNGQIVVARIGDEVTVKRFKREGSKVWLMAENPEFAPIEVNLKDQDLVIEGLSVGVIRR, encoded by the coding sequence ATGCTAAAACTGACGCCACGCCAAGCTGAGATTCTGGCTTTTATCAAGCGCTGCCTTGATGACAACGGTTATCCGCCGACACGCGCCGAAATTGCGCTGGAACTGGGTTTCAAGTCCCCCAACGCCGCTGAAGAACACCTAAAGGCCCTCGCTCGCAAAGGCGCGATCGAGATGACCCCAGGCGCTTCACGCGGTATTCGCATCCCTGGCTTCGAAGCCAAGGCTGACGAATCGACACTGCCGATCATCGGTCGAGTGGCCGCCGGTGCGCCGATCCTGGCGCAACAGCACGTCGAAGAATCCTGCAACATCAACCCGACCTTCTTTCATCCGCGCGCCGATTACCTGTTGCGGGTGCATGGCATGAGCATGAAGGACGTGGGCATCTTCGACGGTGACCTGCTGGCCGTGCATACCACTCGCGAAGCCCGCAATGGCCAGATCGTCGTGGCGCGGATCGGCGATGAGGTCACCGTCAAGCGTTTCAAGCGTGAAGGCAGCAAGGTCTGGCTCATGGCGGAAAACCCGGAGTTCGCGCCAATTGAAGTGAACCTGAAAGACCAGGACCTGGTGATCGAAGGCTTGAGTGTCGGCGTCATTCGCCGCTAA
- a CDS encoding DUF6586 family protein, which produces MANELYTRTNQKIYFAGLSLEALGRAETGKEMNAIALVQAGREAALFHLYGALLGLCHEIAGFYRLPQAGSPRAEMIMTREVLETMAIPELAELVEMAQSPDSWVARLLKAHADMFQPPRVPHVPKGDVTQPLIVAVALEADEPKPLSREELESWRQELKKLALRFREGLSEC; this is translated from the coding sequence ATGGCCAACGAACTCTATACCCGTACCAATCAGAAAATTTACTTTGCGGGTTTGTCCCTGGAGGCGCTTGGTCGCGCCGAGACGGGCAAGGAGATGAATGCCATCGCGCTGGTCCAGGCGGGGCGCGAGGCCGCTCTGTTCCACCTGTACGGCGCCTTGCTGGGGCTGTGCCATGAAATCGCCGGGTTCTATCGCTTGCCCCAGGCAGGTTCGCCTCGCGCCGAAATGATCATGACCCGGGAAGTACTGGAAACCATGGCCATCCCGGAACTGGCCGAACTGGTGGAAATGGCTCAGAGCCCGGACAGCTGGGTAGCCCGCCTGCTCAAGGCACATGCCGATATGTTCCAGCCGCCACGCGTTCCTCATGTACCTAAAGGTGATGTGACGCAGCCGTTGATCGTGGCGGTTGCGCTGGAAGCGGATGAGCCCAAGCCGTTGAGCCGAGAAGAGCTGGAAAGCTGGCGCCAGGAGCTGAAAAAGCTGGCATTGCGCTTTCGCGAAGGCTTGAGCGAGTGCTGA
- the fadA gene encoding acetyl-CoA C-acyltransferase FadA has protein sequence MSLNPRDVVIVDFGRTPMGRSKGGMHRNTRAEDMSAHLISKLLERNVKVDPNEVEDVIWGCVNQTLEQGWNIARMASLMTQIPHTAAGQTVSRLCGSSMSALHTAAQAIMTGNGDVFVVGGVEHMGHVSMMHGVDPNPHMSLYAAKASGMMGLTAEMLGKMHGITREAQDAFGLRSHQLAHKATVGGKFKDEIIPMNGYDENGFLKLFDYDETIRPDTTLESLAALKPAFNPKGGTVTAGTSSQITDGASCMIVMSAQRAQDLGIQPLAVIRSMAVAGVDPAIMGYGPVPATQKALKRAGLTISDIDFFELNEAFAAQALPVLKDLKVLDKMNEKVNLHGGAIALGHPFGCSGARISGTLLNVMKQNGGNLGVATMCIGLGQGITTVFERV, from the coding sequence ATGAGCTTGAATCCAAGAGACGTCGTGATTGTCGACTTCGGTCGTACGCCGATGGGCCGCTCCAAGGGCGGCATGCACCGCAACACCCGCGCCGAAGACATGTCGGCGCACCTGATCAGCAAGCTGCTGGAACGCAACGTCAAGGTTGACCCGAACGAAGTCGAAGACGTGATCTGGGGCTGTGTAAACCAGACCCTGGAGCAGGGCTGGAACATCGCGCGCATGGCCTCCTTGATGACGCAGATCCCGCACACCGCGGCCGGCCAGACCGTGAGCCGCCTGTGTGGTTCGTCGATGAGCGCGCTGCACACCGCCGCCCAGGCGATCATGACCGGTAACGGTGATGTGTTCGTGGTCGGCGGCGTGGAACACATGGGCCACGTCAGCATGATGCACGGCGTCGACCCTAACCCGCACATGTCGCTGTACGCGGCAAAAGCCTCCGGCATGATGGGCCTGACCGCGGAAATGCTCGGCAAGATGCACGGCATTACCCGCGAAGCCCAGGACGCGTTCGGCCTGCGCTCCCACCAGCTCGCCCACAAGGCGACCGTGGGAGGCAAGTTCAAGGATGAGATCATCCCGATGAACGGCTACGACGAGAACGGTTTCCTGAAACTGTTCGACTACGACGAAACCATTCGTCCGGACACCACCCTGGAAAGCCTGGCGGCACTCAAACCGGCCTTCAATCCAAAGGGCGGCACCGTGACTGCCGGTACCTCGTCGCAAATCACCGACGGTGCTTCGTGCATGATCGTGATGTCGGCGCAGCGTGCCCAGGACCTGGGGATCCAGCCGTTGGCAGTGATCCGTTCGATGGCCGTGGCGGGTGTGGACCCGGCGATCATGGGCTATGGTCCAGTACCGGCCACACAAAAAGCCTTGAAGCGAGCGGGCCTGACCATCTCTGATATCGACTTCTTCGAGCTCAACGAAGCTTTCGCCGCACAGGCCCTGCCAGTGCTGAAAGATCTGAAAGTACTCGACAAGATGAATGAGAAGGTTAACCTGCACGGCGGCGCGATTGCCCTGGGCCACCCATTCGGTTGCTCCGGTGCGCGTATCTCCGGCACATTGCTGAACGTGATGAAGCAAAATGGCGGCAACCTTGGGGTTGCAACCATGTGCATTGGTCTCGGCCAAGGCATTACCACCGTCTTCGAACGCGTCTAA
- the sulA gene encoding SOS-induced cell division inhibitor SulA has protein sequence MQLVHTPQHTQLSLFEAFMAQPLAPILKETVEAPWSCEPEVFSELSLRGAAGSCLSLLAPILRELSEEQDARWLTLIAPPASLTQAWLRDAGLNRERILLLQPRGAQSAQQLTCEALRLGRSHTVVSWLNPLNATAKQQLISAAHTGDAQSLNIRLG, from the coding sequence ATGCAGCTCGTGCACACCCCACAACACACACAACTGTCGCTGTTCGAGGCCTTCATGGCTCAACCCCTTGCGCCCATCCTCAAGGAAACGGTCGAAGCTCCCTGGAGCTGCGAACCCGAGGTATTCAGTGAATTGTCGTTGCGTGGGGCTGCCGGGAGCTGCTTGAGCCTGCTGGCGCCGATCCTGCGCGAACTCAGTGAAGAGCAGGACGCACGCTGGTTGACGCTGATCGCCCCGCCCGCCAGCCTGACCCAGGCCTGGCTACGGGATGCCGGCCTCAACCGTGAACGTATCTTGTTGCTGCAGCCACGGGGCGCGCAAAGTGCTCAACAGTTGACCTGCGAAGCCTTGCGCCTGGGTCGCAGCCATACGGTGGTGAGCTGGCTGAACCCGCTGAATGCAACGGCCAAGCAACAGTTGATCAGCGCCGCACATACGGGTGATGCGCAGAGCTTGAATATTCGACTGGGATAA
- the nagZ gene encoding beta-N-acetylhexosaminidase, with product MTAALQGSLMVDVAGTWLTAEDRHLLRQPEVGGLIIFARNIEHPRQVRELSAAIRAVRPDLLLAVDQEGGRVQRLRQGFVRLPAMRALADNPNAEYLAQQCGWVMATEVLAVGLDLSFAPVLDLDYQRSAVVGTRSFEGDPERAAVLAGAFIRGMNSAGMAATGKHFPGHGWAEADSHVAIPNDERSLEQIRANDLVPFARLSKQLAAVMPAHVIYPQVDAQPAGFSRRWLQDILRGELQFDGVIFSDDLSMAGAHVVGDAASRIEAALTAGCDMGLVCNDRAAAELALSAAQRMKVKPLARIARMRGQAIASTQYKQDPRWLTALGALRDAQLIE from the coding sequence ATGACTGCTGCCCTGCAAGGTTCTTTGATGGTCGACGTGGCGGGTACCTGGCTGACGGCCGAGGATCGCCATCTGTTGCGCCAACCGGAAGTGGGCGGCTTGATCATTTTCGCGCGCAATATCGAGCACCCGCGCCAGGTCCGCGAGTTGAGCGCGGCGATTCGCGCGGTGCGCCCGGACCTGCTGCTGGCGGTCGATCAGGAAGGCGGTCGCGTGCAGCGGCTGCGCCAAGGCTTTGTGCGCTTGCCGGCCATGCGCGCGCTGGCCGATAACCCCAATGCCGAATACCTGGCCCAACAATGTGGTTGGGTCATGGCCACCGAAGTGCTGGCCGTGGGCCTGGACCTCAGCTTCGCGCCGGTGCTGGACCTGGATTACCAGCGCAGCGCCGTGGTCGGCACTCGCTCGTTCGAAGGCGACCCCGAGCGCGCCGCCGTGCTTGCCGGTGCCTTTATCCGCGGCATGAACAGCGCCGGCATGGCCGCCACCGGCAAGCACTTCCCTGGCCACGGTTGGGCCGAGGCCGATTCCCACGTCGCGATTCCCAATGACGAGCGCAGCCTGGAACAGATTCGCGCCAACGACCTCGTACCGTTCGCCCGCCTGAGCAAGCAATTGGCGGCCGTGATGCCCGCTCATGTCATCTACCCGCAGGTCGATGCCCAGCCTGCTGGCTTCTCGCGCCGCTGGCTGCAGGACATCCTGCGCGGCGAATTGCAGTTCGACGGGGTGATTTTCAGTGACGACCTGTCCATGGCCGGTGCCCATGTGGTGGGTGATGCCGCCAGCCGCATCGAAGCCGCGCTGACGGCGGGCTGCGACATGGGGCTGGTGTGCAACGATCGTGCGGCTGCCGAACTGGCGCTGAGTGCGGCGCAGCGGATGAAGGTCAAACCCTTGGCGCGGATTGCGCGCATGCGCGGGCAGGCGATTGCCTCGACGCAATACAAACAGGATCCACGTTGGCTGACAGCGCTTGGAGCGTTGCGGGATGCTCAACTGATCGAATAA
- the topA gene encoding type I DNA topoisomerase, with amino-acid sequence MGKSLVIVESPAKAKTINKYLGNEYVVKSSIGHIRDLPTSGSASASKEPAAKRGKAAAGEGPVLTPKEKARKQLVSRMGVDPDHGWKAKYEILPGKEKVIEELRRLAKDADTIYLATDLDREGEAIAWHLREAIGGDDSRYKRVVFNEITKKAIQEAFSKPGELDIDRVNAQQARRFLDRVVGYMVSPLLWAKIARGLSAGRVQSVAVKLVVEREREIRAFIPEEYWEVHADLGTAKGANVRFEVAREKGEAFKPLNEAQAMAALEKLKASSYSIVKREDKPTSSKPSAPFITSTLQQAASNRLGFGVKKTMMMAQRLYEAGYITYMRTDSTNLSQDAVAMARTYIEGEFGQKYLPEKPNVYSSKEGAQEAHEAIRPSDANTTPAKLSGMERDAERLYELIWRQFLACQMLPAQYLSTTVTVAASDFELRAKGRILKFDGYTRVMPQIAKPGDDDVLPDMAQGDSLKLIKLDPSQHFTKPPARYSEASLVKEMEKRGIGRPSTYAAIISTIQDRGYVALHNRRFYSEKMGDIVTERLSESFSNLMDYGFTAGMEENLDDVAQGERDWKSVLDEFYGDFKKKLEVAESPESGMRANQPVMTDIPCTTCGRPMQIRTASTGVFLGCSGYSLPPKERCKATVNLVPGDEIAADDEGESESLVLRGKHRCPICSTAMDAYLLDEKHKLHICGNNPDCNGYEIEEGTYRIKGYEGPSLECDKCGSEMQLKTGRFGKFFGCTNPTCKNTRKLLKSGDAAPPKMDPVKMPELKCEKVNDTYILRDGASGLFLAASQFPKNRETRAPLVMEIVPHKDEIDPKYHFLCEAPKKDPDGRPAVIRYSRKTKEQYVQTEVDGKPTGWKAFYDGGKWKVEDKRQGA; translated from the coding sequence ATGGGCAAATCGCTGGTCATTGTGGAATCCCCGGCTAAGGCCAAGACCATCAACAAGTACTTGGGCAACGAGTACGTGGTGAAGTCGAGTATCGGCCATATCCGAGACCTGCCCACCAGCGGTTCGGCTAGCGCCAGCAAGGAGCCTGCCGCCAAGCGCGGCAAGGCCGCCGCGGGCGAAGGTCCGGTGCTCACGCCTAAAGAGAAAGCGCGCAAGCAGCTCGTCTCACGCATGGGTGTGGACCCGGATCACGGCTGGAAGGCCAAGTACGAAATCCTTCCGGGCAAGGAAAAGGTCATCGAAGAGCTGCGCCGGCTCGCCAAAGATGCCGACACCATCTATCTCGCAACGGACTTGGACCGCGAAGGGGAAGCCATTGCCTGGCACCTGCGGGAAGCCATTGGCGGTGACGACAGCCGCTACAAACGTGTGGTGTTCAACGAAATCACCAAGAAAGCCATCCAGGAAGCCTTCTCCAAGCCGGGCGAGCTGGACATCGATCGCGTCAACGCCCAGCAGGCCCGGCGTTTTCTCGACCGCGTGGTCGGTTATATGGTTTCGCCACTGTTGTGGGCCAAGATCGCCCGTGGCTTGTCCGCCGGCCGTGTGCAATCGGTAGCGGTCAAGCTGGTGGTAGAGCGTGAGCGTGAGATTCGTGCGTTCATCCCTGAGGAATATTGGGAAGTCCACGCCGACCTCGGCACGGCCAAGGGCGCCAATGTGCGCTTTGAAGTGGCCCGCGAGAAAGGCGAGGCCTTCAAGCCGCTGAACGAAGCCCAGGCCATGGCCGCGCTGGAGAAGCTCAAGGCCTCCAGCTACAGCATCGTCAAGCGCGAAGACAAGCCAACCAGCAGCAAGCCGTCGGCGCCGTTCATCACCTCCACCCTGCAGCAAGCGGCGAGCAACCGCCTGGGCTTCGGTGTGAAGAAAACCATGATGATGGCCCAGCGTCTGTACGAAGCTGGCTACATCACTTATATGCGTACCGACTCCACCAACCTGTCGCAAGACGCGGTAGCGATGGCGCGCACCTATATTGAAGGCGAATTCGGCCAGAAGTACCTGCCGGAAAAGCCAAACGTCTACAGCAGCAAGGAAGGCGCCCAGGAGGCTCACGAAGCGATTCGTCCGTCTGACGCCAACACCACGCCTGCCAAGCTGAGCGGCATGGAGCGCGATGCAGAGCGCCTCTACGAGCTGATCTGGCGCCAGTTCCTGGCCTGCCAGATGCTGCCGGCGCAGTACCTGTCCACCACCGTCACCGTGGCGGCCTCCGACTTCGAGCTGCGTGCCAAGGGCCGTATCCTCAAGTTCGACGGCTACACCCGGGTGATGCCGCAGATCGCCAAGCCAGGCGATGACGACGTGCTGCCGGACATGGCCCAGGGCGATAGCCTCAAGCTGATCAAGCTTGACCCGTCCCAGCACTTCACCAAGCCGCCGGCGCGTTATTCGGAAGCCAGCCTGGTCAAGGAGATGGAAAAGCGCGGTATCGGTCGTCCTTCGACCTACGCGGCGATCATCTCCACCATCCAGGACCGTGGCTATGTGGCGCTGCACAACCGTCGTTTCTACTCGGAAAAAATGGGCGATATCGTCACTGAGCGGCTGTCCGAGAGTTTCTCCAACCTCATGGACTACGGCTTCACCGCCGGCATGGAAGAGAACCTCGATGACGTGGCCCAGGGCGAGCGCGACTGGAAAAGCGTGCTGGACGAGTTCTACGGTGACTTTAAGAAAAAACTCGAAGTGGCCGAGAGTCCTGAGAGCGGCATGCGTGCCAACCAGCCGGTGATGACGGATATTCCGTGCACCACGTGTGGCCGGCCGATGCAGATTCGTACGGCGTCCACCGGCGTGTTCCTGGGCTGCTCCGGTTACAGCCTGCCGCCCAAAGAGCGCTGCAAGGCCACCGTCAACCTGGTGCCGGGTGATGAAATCGCCGCCGATGACGAGGGTGAATCCGAGTCGCTGGTACTGCGCGGCAAGCACCGCTGCCCGATCTGCAGCACGGCGATGGACGCCTACCTGCTGGACGAGAAGCACAAGCTGCATATCTGCGGTAACAATCCCGATTGCAATGGTTACGAGATCGAAGAGGGCACCTACCGTATCAAGGGCTACGAAGGTCCGAGCCTGGAATGCGACAAGTGCGGCAGCGAGATGCAGCTCAAGACCGGCCGTTTCGGCAAGTTTTTCGGTTGCACCAACCCGACCTGCAAGAACACCCGCAAGCTGCTCAAAAGCGGTGACGCGGCGCCGCCGAAGATGGACCCGGTGAAGATGCCCGAGCTCAAGTGCGAGAAGGTCAACGACACCTACATCCTGCGCGACGGTGCCTCGGGCCTGTTCCTGGCCGCCAGCCAGTTCCCGAAAAACCGCGAGACCCGTGCACCGCTGGTGATGGAAATCGTACCGCACAAGGATGAGATCGATCCGAAGTACCACTTCCTGTGTGAAGCGCCGAAGAAGGACCCGGATGGTCGCCCAGCCGTGATCCGCTATAGCCGCAAAACCAAGGAGCAGTACGTGCAGACCGAAGTGGACGGCAAGCCTACCGGCTGGAAAGCCTTCTATGACGGTGGGAAGTGGAAGGTTGAGGACAAGCGCCAGGGCGCTTGA
- a CDS encoding TetR/AcrR family transcriptional regulator: protein MAQSETVERILDAAEQLFAEKGFAETSLRLITSKAGVNLAAVNYHFGSKKALIQAVFSRFLGPFCASLDRELERRQGKADNKPSLEELLEILVEQALVVQPRSGNDLSIFMRLLGLAFSQSQGHLRRYLEDMYGKVFRRYMLLVNEAAPRIPPIELFWRVHFMLGAAAFSMSGIKALRAIAETDFGVNTSIEQVMRLMVPFLAAGMRAETGVTDQAMAVAQLRPRSKSTPALAKV from the coding sequence ATGGCCCAGTCGGAAACCGTTGAACGCATTCTCGATGCTGCCGAGCAACTGTTCGCGGAAAAAGGATTTGCTGAAACTTCATTGCGGCTGATCACCAGCAAGGCTGGGGTCAATCTGGCCGCCGTGAACTACCATTTCGGCTCGAAAAAAGCCCTGATCCAGGCGGTGTTCTCGCGCTTTCTGGGGCCGTTCTGTGCCAGTCTCGATCGTGAGCTGGAGCGTCGCCAGGGCAAGGCGGACAACAAGCCAAGCCTGGAAGAGCTGCTGGAGATCCTGGTTGAACAGGCCCTGGTGGTGCAGCCGCGCAGCGGCAATGACCTGTCTATCTTCATGCGCCTGCTGGGCTTGGCGTTCAGCCAGAGCCAGGGCCACCTGCGCCGTTATCTGGAAGACATGTACGGCAAGGTATTCCGCCGCTATATGCTGCTGGTCAATGAAGCCGCCCCGCGTATCCCGCCGATCGAACTGTTCTGGCGCGTGCACTTCATGCTCGGCGCTGCGGCCTTCAGCATGTCCGGGATCAAGGCGTTGCGCGCGATTGCCGAGACCGATTTCGGCGTCAACACGTCCATCGAGCAAGTGATGCGCCTGATGGTGCCGTTCCTCGCCGCGGGCATGCGCGCCGAAACCGGCGTGACCGACCAGGCCATGGCCGTCGCCCAATTGCGCCCGCGCAGCAAATCCACACCCGCCCTCGCCAAGGTTTGA